One window from the genome of Bubalus kerabau isolate K-KA32 ecotype Philippines breed swamp buffalo chromosome 17, PCC_UOA_SB_1v2, whole genome shotgun sequence encodes:
- the ZNF865 gene encoding zinc finger protein 865: MEANPAGSGAGGGGSGGLGGEDGVHFQSYPFDFLEFLNHQRFEPMELYGEHAKAVAALPCAPGPPPQPPPQPPPPQYDYPPQASFKPKAEAPSSSSSSSSSSSSSSSSSSQAKKPDPPLPPAFGAPPPPIFDTAFPAPQWGIVDLSGHQHLFGNLKRGGPASGPGAAPGLAAPPGTPGPLPAASQAPPGPAAGAAACEAAKDDKGYFRRLKYLMERRFPCGVCQKSFKQSSHLVQHMLVHSGERPYECGVCGRTYNHVSSLIRHRRCHKDVPPAAGAPVPPPLPPLGLPAPAAPSSAPPGPPAAPTDGSAAPAGAGVGVAPPAGTAAGGGDGPFACTLCWKVFKKPSHLHQHQIIHTGEKPFSCSVCSKSFNRRESLKRHVKTHSADLLRLPCGVCGKAFRDAAYLLKHQAAHAGAPGPRPAYPCELCGKSYSAPQSLLRHKAAHGPPAAPDAPKDAAAPGAPPAPAFPPGPYLLPPDPPASDGEKAAAAAAAAVVYGAVPVPLLGAHPLLLGGAGPGGAGGSGASTPGKTFCCGICGRGFGRRETLKRHERIHTGEKPHQCPVCGKRFRESFHLSKHHVVHTRERPYKCELCGKVFGYPQSLTRHRQVHRLQLPCALAGAAGLPAAQGAAGAAGPSSSAASGAAADGLSYACSDCGEHFPDLFHVMSHKEAHMAEKPYGCDACGKTFGFIENLMWHKLVHQAAPERLLPPAPGGAQPPEGSGGTDAATVLDNGLAGEVGAAVAALAGVSGGEDAGGSAAAGGSGGASAGPERFSCATCGQSFKHFLGLVTHKYVHLVRRTLGCGLCGQSFAGAYDLLLHRRSHRQKRGFRCPVCGKRFWEAALLMRHQRCHTEQRPYRCGVCGRGFLRSWYLRQHRVVHTGERAFKCGVCAKRFAQSSSLAEHRRLHAVARPLRCGACGKTFRYRSNLLEHQRLHLGERAYRCEHCGKGFFYLSSVLRHQRAHEPPRPELRCPACLKAFKDPGYFRKHLAAHQGGRPFRCSSCGEGFANTYGLKKHRLAHKAEGLAGPGAGAGPLPGKDA; this comes from the coding sequence ATGGAGGCCAACCCAGCGGGCAGCGGCGCCGGGGGCGGCGGGAGCGGCGGCCTGGGGGGCGAGGACGGGGTCCACTTCCAAAGCTACCCCTTCGACTTCCTGGAGTTCCTCAACCACCAGCGATTTGAGCCCATGGAGCTGTACGGGGAGCACGCCAAGGCGGTAGCTGCGCTGCCCTGCGCACCGGGGCCCCCGCCACAGCCGCCGCCACAGCCGCCGCCGCCCCAGTACGACTACCCGCCCCAGGCCAGCTTCAAGCCCAAGGCCGAGGCCCCCTCCTCGTCGTCCTCCTCGTCCTCgtcctcctcctcgtcctcgtCGTCGTCCTCCCAGGCCAAGAAGCCCGACCCGCCACTGCCTCCCGCCTTCGGGGCACCGCCGCCCCCGATCTTCGACACGGCCTTCCCTGCCCCGCAGTGGGGCATCGTGGACCTCTCGGGCCACCAGCACCTGTTTGGGAACCTGAAGCGCGGGGGGCCGGCCTCCGGGCCGGGGGCCGCCCCGGGGCTGGCCGCGCCCCCGGGGACTCCCGGGCCGCTCCCCGCTGCCTCGCAGGCGCCGCCGGGTCCGGCGGCGGGGGCAGCAGCCTGCGAAGCGGCCAAGGACGACAAAGGCTACTTCCGGCGGCTCAAGTACCTGATGGAGCGGCGCTTCCCGTGCGGCGTGTGCCAGAAGTCCTTCAAGCAGTCCTCGCACCTGGTGCAGCACATGCTCGTGCATTCTGGCGAGCGGCCCTACGAGTGCGGCGTCTGTGGCCGTACCTACAACCACGTGTCCAGCCTTATCCGCCACCGCCGCTGCCACAAGGACGTGCCGCCGGCTGCGGGCGCCCCGGTGCCGCCGCCACTCCCGCCGCTGGGCTTGCCAGCGCCCGCCGCGCCCTCCTCGGCGCCCCCTGGGCCCCCGGCCGCGCCCACCGACGGCAGCGCGGCCCCCGCGGGCGCGGGCGTCGGTGTGGCCCCTCCAGCGGGGACGGCGGCGGGGGGCGGCGACGGCCCGTTCGCCTGCACGCTGTGCTGGAAGGTGTTCAAGAAGCCCAGCCACCTGCACCAGCACCAGATCATCCACACGGGCGAGAAGCCCTTCTCGTGCTCCGTGTGCAGCAAGAGTTTCAACCGCCGGGAGAGCCTCAAGCGCCACGTGAAGACGCACTCGGCCGACCTGCTGCGCCTGCCCTGCGGCGTGTGCGGCAAGGCCTTCCGCGACGCCGCCTACTTGCTCAAGCACCAGGCGGCGCACGCGGGCGCTCCCGGGCCGCGGCCCGCTTACCCCTGCGAGCTGTGCGGCAAGTCCTACTCAGCGCCGCAGAGCCTGCTGCGCCACAAGGCGGCGCATGGCCCGCCCGCCGCCCCCGATGCGCCCAAGGACGCGGCGGCCCCCGGCGCGCCGCCCGCACCCGCCTTCCCGCCGGGGCCCTACCTGCTGCCCCCGGACCCGCCCGCCTCCGATGGCGAGAaggcggcggccgcggcggccgcggcggtGGTGTACGGCGCAGTGCCCGTCCCGCTGCTGGGCGCCCACCCGCTGCTGCTCGGCGGGGCCGGCCCCGGCGGGGCTGGGGGCTCGGGCGCCAGCACTCCCGGCAAGACGTTCTGCTGTGGCATTTGCGGGCGTGGCTTCGGGCGCCGCGAGACCCTGAAGCGGCACGAGCGGATCCACACGGGCGAGAAGCCACACCAGTGCCCGGTGTGCGGGAAGCGCTTCCGTGAGTCCTTCCACCTGAGCAAGCACCACGTGGTGCACACCCGCGAGCGGCCCTATAAGTGCGAACTCTGCGGCAAGGTCTTCGGCTACCCGCAGAGCCTCACGCGCCACCGCCAAGTGCACCGGCTCCAGCTGCCCTGCGCCCTGGCCGGGGCCGCCGGCCTCCCCGCCGCCCAGGGCGCCGCAGGGGCGGCCGGCCCGAGCAGCTCAGCCGCGTCTGGGGCCGCCGCGGACGGGCTCAGCTACGCCTGCTCGGACTGCGGCGAGCACTTCCCGGATCTCTTCCACGTCATGAGCCACAAGGAGGCGCACATGGCCGAGAAGCCCTACGGCTGCGACGCCTGCGGCAAGACCTTCGGCTTCATCGAGAACCTCATGTGGCACAAGCTGGTGCACCAGGCAGCCCCCGAGCGCCTGCTGCCGCCTGCGCCTGGCGGCGCCCAGCCCCCGGAGGGCTCCGGCGGCACCGACGCGGCCACCGTGCTGGACAACGGGCTGGccggggaggtgggggcagccGTGGCGGCGCTGGCTGGGGTGTCCGGGGGCGAGGACGCTGGCGGGTCCGCGGCGGCCGGGGGCAGCGGGGGCGCCAGCGCGGGCCCCGAGCGCTTCAGTTGTGCCACCTGTGGCCAGAGCTTCAAGCACTTCCTGGGCCTGGTGACCCACAAGTACGTGCACCTGGTGCGCCGGACCCTGGGCTGCGGCCTGTGCGGCCAGAGCTTCGCGGGCGCCTACGACCTGCTGCTGCACCGGCGCAGCCACCGGCAGAAGCGGGGCTTCCGCTGCCCGGTGTGCGGCAAGCGCTTCTGGGAGGCGGCCCTGCTCATGCGCCACCAGCGCTGCCACACGGAGCAGCGGCCCTACCGCTGCGGCGTGTGTGGCCGCGGCTTCCTGCGCTCCTGGTACCTGCGGCAGCACCGCGTGGTGCACACGGGCGAGCGCGCCTTCAAGTGCGGCGTGTGCGCCAAGCGCTTCGCGCAGTCGTCCAGCCTGGCGGAGCACCGGCGGCTGCACGCTGTGGCGCGGCCCCTGCGCTGCGGCGCCTGTGGCAAGACCTTCCGCTACCGCTCCAACCTGCTGGAGCACCAGCGGCTGCACCTTGGCGAGCGCGCCTATCGCTGCGAGCACTGCGGCAAGGGCTTCTTCTACCTGAGCTCCGTGCTGCGCCATCAGCGCGCGCACGAGCCGCCGCGGCCCGAGCTCCGCTGTCCCGCCTGCCTCAAGGCCTTCAAGGATCCCGGCTACTTCCGGAAGCACCTGGCGGCCCACCAGGGCGGCCGGCCTTTCCGCTGCTCCTCCTGCGGCGAGGGGTTCGCCAACACATACGGCCTCAAGAAACACCGCCTGGCGCACAAGGCTGAGGGCCTGGCGGGGCCGGGAGCGGGGGCCGGCCCGTTGCCCGGGAAGGACGCCTGA